In a single window of the Perca flavescens isolate YP-PL-M2 chromosome 18, PFLA_1.0, whole genome shotgun sequence genome:
- the LOC114572799 gene encoding disintegrin and metalloproteinase domain-containing protein 17, with protein MKQVQDVVERLWDFIDKLDINTFGKFLADNIVGSVVAFSLLFWVPFSILVHCVDKKLDQQYEQTTKTLLFHSNAELLSSLESASVRIVKPPTFPTSTSSAGLRFQPGQPSQTPSSPLLPGSAPMTQATPLLIAPAWPPSRRTPAWTPRLWRRRSAGRPAPLSALRGPHGE; from the exons ATGAAGCAGGTCCAGGATGTGGTGGAGCGTCTGTGGGACTTCATCGATAAGCTGGACATCAACACGTTTGGGAAGTTCCTGGCCGACAACATCGTAGGCTCAGTGGTGGCCTTCTCACTGCTGTTCTGGGTCCCCTTCAGCATCCTGGTCCACTGTgtg GACAAGAAGCTGGATCAACAATATGAACAGACCACCAAGACTCTGTTATTCCACAGC aatgcagagctcCTGAGCAGCCTCGAGTCCGCATCAGTTAGGATCGTCAAACCTCCAACCTTCCCGACCAGCACTTCCTCCGCTGGTCTTCGTTTCCAGCCGGGTCAGCCCTCGCAGACCCCCAGCAGCCCTCTGCTCCCTGGCTCCGCCCCGATGACCCAGGCCACGCCCCTCTTGATAGCCCCCGCATGGCCACCATCCAGGAGGACCCCAGCTTGGACACCGAGGCTCTGGAGGAGGCGTTCGGCCGGCCGGCCGGCTCCGCTCAGCGCTCTTCGAGGACCTCACGGAGAATAG